In a single window of the Aminomonas paucivorans DSM 12260 genome:
- a CDS encoding AAA family ATPase: MRQGEDFSPPRGGAKQLYRGAILRRLDAAVEEGIRQFYLVAPGGFGKTVVLSQWLHPRRNGVAWLALDEHDNNEERLTARLLRALAFAQKQNRRLAARLRRIEAPSFQDLREALDLLVRDGPRDWVLVLDDLHRLTDQDRLRDLARTVALLPPSFLVCLAGRTEPDGAFGEGILKGTMQVLPGSLLAFTREEVAELLRLRKGDPRDGDALFARTGGWPIAVGAFLLGPRTGPTAGAPGEELLFPYLQAHVWDLLDEGTRAFLVQVSLAPFLTPELCSRLTGLPRCGGILQDLHRRNLFLSRSDDGTYRLHDLFREFLLRRLEELRRPEEREALCRVLAEALFEGGHYYAAASFYIRCSDGKSVSACCRALRQYAPQHPLEERIAFTKRYLLGGPDPLGKRHPDAAAQCAVAHYLDGDVEGFFSSLDFVLEAARERDDEDFRRLAGILRLLDCRRPLGAYLEELLHLPGSEENRPGPGTEALPPGTLTAYLPLMHRSFTDRTDRLPGLDTFPDTFCRACRPLLGDDVDLIGLCAQGGGLYEQNRLEEACELAVRAEARAAGCREDLRFCADLLFLTVLTALGRRDEAQRLEGEIARRMGEEDLRALLPNFRAWRYGRRLAEGDREAAAEWLARHAVPVTEKPALHRITQHFVTLRALLAEGSPDLALLLGEKLRKLAEDYRRPLDRLQALILLTRAQWQRGERGRALDRLEEALAAAAPQGLIRGFLDEAPGLRPIFPAFLKSRRGGDEALRRFAVNVHLLVLEACGPSESAHDLEEPAAPLRLSPRQEALLGLLERNATYRDVAEALGVSHSTAKYHVLKLYRTLGVTSAAEALRKARRP; the protein is encoded by the coding sequence ATGAGACAGGGGGAGGACTTTTCCCCTCCCCGCGGAGGGGCGAAGCAGCTGTACCGCGGCGCGATCCTCCGAAGGCTGGACGCGGCGGTGGAGGAGGGAATCCGGCAGTTCTACCTCGTCGCCCCGGGGGGCTTCGGGAAGACCGTGGTCCTGTCCCAGTGGCTTCACCCCCGGCGCAACGGGGTAGCGTGGCTTGCCCTGGACGAGCACGACAACAACGAGGAGCGCCTGACCGCCCGGCTCCTGCGGGCCCTGGCCTTCGCCCAGAAGCAGAACCGCCGTCTGGCCGCCCGGCTACGCCGCATCGAGGCCCCCTCCTTCCAGGACCTTCGGGAGGCCCTGGACCTGCTGGTCCGGGACGGCCCCAGGGACTGGGTGCTGGTGTTGGACGACCTCCACCGCCTCACCGACCAGGACCGATTGCGGGACCTCGCCCGGACCGTCGCCCTCCTGCCCCCTTCCTTCCTGGTGTGCCTGGCGGGACGCACCGAGCCGGACGGGGCCTTCGGGGAGGGGATCCTCAAGGGGACGATGCAGGTCCTCCCCGGATCCCTCCTGGCCTTCACCCGGGAGGAGGTGGCGGAACTCCTCCGCCTGCGCAAGGGCGACCCCCGGGACGGGGACGCCCTCTTCGCCCGGACGGGGGGCTGGCCCATCGCCGTGGGAGCCTTCCTGCTGGGCCCCCGGACGGGGCCGACCGCCGGGGCCCCGGGGGAAGAGCTGCTCTTTCCCTATCTCCAGGCCCACGTGTGGGATCTCCTGGACGAAGGGACGCGCGCCTTCCTGGTACAGGTCTCCCTGGCCCCCTTCCTCACCCCGGAGCTGTGCTCCCGCCTCACCGGCCTCCCCCGATGCGGCGGGATCCTCCAGGACCTCCACCGACGGAACCTGTTCCTCTCCCGCTCCGACGACGGGACCTACCGCCTCCACGACCTGTTCCGGGAGTTCCTCCTCCGCCGTCTGGAAGAACTCCGGCGCCCCGAGGAGCGGGAGGCGCTCTGCCGGGTCCTGGCGGAGGCCCTCTTCGAGGGGGGGCACTACTACGCCGCGGCGTCCTTCTACATCCGGTGCTCCGACGGGAAGAGCGTCTCCGCCTGCTGCCGGGCCCTGCGGCAGTACGCCCCCCAGCACCCCCTGGAGGAGCGCATCGCCTTCACCAAGCGCTACCTCCTGGGCGGCCCCGACCCCCTGGGGAAGCGCCACCCCGACGCGGCAGCACAGTGCGCCGTGGCCCACTACCTGGACGGGGACGTGGAGGGTTTCTTCTCCTCCCTGGACTTCGTGCTGGAGGCGGCCCGGGAACGGGACGACGAAGACTTCCGTCGCCTGGCGGGGATCCTGCGGCTTCTGGACTGCCGCCGCCCCCTGGGGGCATACCTGGAGGAGCTGCTGCACCTCCCCGGTTCCGAGGAGAACCGCCCCGGCCCGGGGACGGAGGCCCTGCCCCCGGGGACCCTCACGGCCTACCTGCCCCTGATGCACCGCTCCTTCACGGATCGGACCGATCGGCTCCCCGGGCTGGACACCTTTCCCGACACCTTCTGTCGGGCCTGCCGACCCCTCCTGGGGGACGACGTGGACCTCATCGGCCTCTGCGCCCAGGGGGGAGGCCTCTACGAGCAGAACCGACTGGAGGAGGCCTGCGAGCTGGCGGTGCGGGCAGAGGCTCGGGCGGCGGGGTGCCGGGAGGACCTGCGGTTCTGCGCGGACCTGCTCTTCCTGACCGTCCTGACGGCCCTGGGGAGGCGGGACGAGGCGCAGCGTCTGGAGGGGGAGATCGCCCGGCGCATGGGTGAGGAGGACCTGCGAGCCCTGCTGCCCAACTTCCGGGCGTGGCGGTACGGGAGGCGCCTGGCGGAGGGAGACCGGGAGGCCGCGGCGGAATGGCTGGCAAGACACGCCGTCCCCGTCACGGAGAAACCGGCCCTCCACCGGATCACCCAGCACTTCGTGACCCTCCGGGCCCTCCTGGCGGAGGGAAGCCCGGACCTGGCCCTCCTCCTGGGGGAAAAGCTCCGCAAGCTGGCGGAGGACTACCGTCGCCCCCTGGACCGCCTCCAGGCCCTCATCCTCCTGACCCGGGCCCAGTGGCAGCGGGGGGAGAGGGGACGGGCCCTGGACCGGCTGGAGGAGGCCCTCGCGGCGGCGGCCCCCCAGGGCCTGATCCGGGGGTTCCTGGACGAGGCCCCGGGCCTGCGGCCGATCTTCCCGGCCTTCCTGAAGAGCCGCCGGGGAGGGGACGAGGCCCTTCGCCGGTTCGCCGTGAACGTGCACCTCCTCGTCCTGGAGGCCTGCGGCCCTTCAGAAAGCGCCCATGACCTGGAGGAACCCGCAGCCCCGTTACGCCTCTCCCCCCGACAGGAGGCGCTTCTGGGGCTGCTGGAACGAAACGCCACCTACCGGGACGTGGCGGAGGCCCTGGGGGTCAGCCACTCCACCGCCAAGTACCACGTCCTGAAGCTCTACCGGACTCTGGGGGTCACCTCCGCCGCGGAGGCCCTGAGGAAGGCCCGGAGACCCTGA